One Camelina sativa cultivar DH55 chromosome 3, Cs, whole genome shotgun sequence genomic window carries:
- the LOC104778579 gene encoding ATPase family AAA domain-containing protein At1g05910-like, which translates to METELAPRREGLRPRRSKTIANKRLKTESGAGQDTSEEKDGQDETENGNELDDHDVDDGEDEVEVENEGNGEDEEEEDGDDDEEGDEEQEGRKRYDLRNRAEVRRMPTEGINKQQQPRSPRRVLHQGMGTRVGRDARRGGSRPHKRHRFTRTDDSDDSLLVDELDQGPAIPWARGGNRSGPPWLFGGLDTYGSSSLGLNVGASGWGHQSDGLAALTSGAQTAGPSSKGGADIQPLQINENINFDEIGGLSEYINDLKEMVFFPLLYPEFFASYSITPPRGVLLCGPPGTGKTLIARALACAASKAGQKVSFYMRKGADVLSKWVGEAERQLKLLFEEAQRNQPSIIFFDEIDGLAPVRSSKQEQIHNSIVSTLLALMDGLDSRGQVVLIGATNRVDAIDGALRRPGRFDREFNFSLPGCEARAEILDIHTRKWKDPPTRELKEELAATCVGYCGADLKALCTEAAIRAFREKYPQVYTSDDKFAIDVGLVKVEKSHFVEAMSAITPAAHRGSVVQSRPLSPVVLPCLHRHLLESMSLISDIFPSSATSSELTKLSILSFGSSIPLVYRPRLLLLGGEGVGLVIAFRFL; encoded by the coding sequence ATGGAAACTGAATTGGCACCACGGCGTGAAGGTCTCCGTCCTCGTCGTTCAAAAACAATTGCTAACAAACGACTAAAAACAGAATCCGGCGCTGGTCAAGATACATCAGAGGAGAAAGATGGCCAGGATGAAACTGAGAATGGGAATGAATTAGATGATCATGATGTagatgatggtgaagatgagGTTGAAGTTGAAAACGAGGGTAATGgcgaagatgaggaagaagaagatggtgatgatgatgaggagggtGATGAAGAGCAGGAGGGAAGGAAGAGATATGATCTGCGAAACCGTGCTGAAGTGCGGAGGATGCCTACAGAAGGAATtaacaagcaacaacaacctAGATCTCCGCGGAGAGTGTTGCATCAAGGCATGGGCACAAGGGTTGGAAGAGATGCTAGGAGAGGTGGTTCTCGGCCTCACAAACGCCATCGCTTTACAAGAACAGATGATTCAGATGATTCTCTTCTTGTGGATGAGTTGGACCAGGGCCCCGCAATTCCCTGGGCTCGAGGTGGAAACAGATCTGGACCACCTTGGCTATTTGGGGGTTTGGACACGTATGGGTCAAGTTCATTGGGGTTGAATGTTGGAGCTTCTGGTTGGGGTCACCAGAGTGATGGTTTGGCTGCATTAACCTCCGGTGCTCAGACTGCTGGGCCAAGCTCTAAAGGAGGTGCAGATATACAGCCACTGCAGATTAATgagaatattaattttgatgAGATTGGTGGACTATCTGAATACATTAATGATTTGAAGGAAATGGTTTTCTTTCCGTTGCTGTATCCAGAGTTCTTTGCAAGTTACAGTATTACTCCTCCCAGAGGTGTACTGCTATGTGGTCCTCCAGGCACTGGTAAAACTCTGATTGCTCGAGCATTAGCATGTGCTGCTTCAAAAGCTGGACAGAAAGTTAGCTTTTATATGCGAAAGGGTGCTGATGTTCTTAGCAAGTGGGTTGGTGAGGCTGAGAGACAACTAAAGCTACTCTTTGAGGAGGCTCAGCGAAATCAGCCTTCCATAatcttttttgatgaaattgatGGTCTTGCTCCTGTAAGATCTAGCAAACAAGAACAAATACATAATTCTATTGTTTCAACTTTGCTGGCGCTGATGGATGGCCTTGATTCTCGTGGTCAAGTTGTTCTCATTGGAGCAACAAACAGGGTAGATGCAATAGATGGAGCGCTACGCCGCCCTGGCAGATTCGATAGGGAGTTCAATTTTTCTTTACCAGGCTGCGAAGCTCGAGCAGAGATATTGGATATTCACACTCGTAAATGGAAGGATCCACCTACCAGGGAGCTTAAAGAAGAGCTGGCAGCTACTTGTGTAGGATATTGTGGTGCTGATCTAAAAGCTTTGTGCACTGAAGCTGCCATTCGTGCTTTTCGTGAAAAATATCCACAAGTTTATACAAGTGATGATAAATTTGCCATAGATGTTGGGTTGGTTAAGGTTGAGAAGAGCCACTTTGTAGAGGCAATGTCAGCTATTACTCCTGCTGCCCATAGAGGGTCTGTTGTGCAATCCAGACCACTCTCTCCGGTTGTATTGCCATGTTTACATCGACACCTCCTTGAATCCATGAGCTTAATATCAGATATTTTTCCCTCATCAGCCACGTCGTCAGAGTTGACAAAGCTGTCAATTCTTTCATTTGGATCTTCAATTCCTCTTGTTTATCGTCCTCGACTTCTGCTGCTTGGTGGTGAAGGAGTTGGACTGGTAATTGCTTTTCGTTTCTTGTGA